The Prunus persica cultivar Lovell chromosome G8, Prunus_persica_NCBIv2, whole genome shotgun sequence genome includes a region encoding these proteins:
- the LOC109950850 gene encoding uncharacterized protein LOC109950850, with protein MRDLECIERGRPRPVRVVFAAVAVLALMASQVVNPSAINSIESLTGSNFKKWKRDLEIVLGLLDHDLALREEKPEVTANSNAEQKQKLEKWEKSNRICLLVMKKSMTETICGGITESENAKEFLEAIGLKFKESEKAETGTLMTKLATMMYDGVEDMRVYLLSMTEVASKLKALEIPIADPFLVHLALNSLPSQFAQLKVIYNAQKDKWSLNELISVCVQE; from the exons ATGAGAGATTTAGAGTGCATAGAGAGAGGAAGACCAAGGCCAGTTCGTGTGGTATTTGCTGCTGTTGCTGTGCTTGCTCTAATGGCTTCTCAAG TTGTGAATCCCTCTGCTATCAATTCAATTGAATCACTGACTGGTAGCAATTTTAAGAAGTGGAAGAGAGACTTAGAGATAGTTTTGGGTCTTCTAGATCACGACTTAGCGTTGAGAGAAGAGAAACCCGAGGTCACTGCTAATAGCAATGCTGAACAGAAGCAGAAACTCGAGAAGTGGGAGAAATCAAATAGGATATGCCTACTTGTCATGAAGAAATCCATGACAGAAACTATTTGTGGGGGCATCACTGAATCTGAGAATGCTAAGGAATTTTTGGAGGCTATAGGACTGAAGTTTAAAGAATCCGAGAAGGCAGAAACTGGAACCTTGATGACTAAACTTGCAACCATGATGTATGATGGTGTTGAGGACATGAGGGTTTATCTTTTGAGCATGACAGAAGTTGCAAGCAAGCTGAAAGCCCTTGAGATCCCTATAGCTGACCCTTTTCTAGTTCACCTTGCATTAAATTCTCTTCCTTCTCAGTTTGCTCAACTAAAGGTGATCTACAATGCTCAAAAGGACAAATGGAGCCTCAATGAACTGATTTCAGTTTGTGTTCAAGAATAG